A window from Luteibacter flocculans encodes these proteins:
- a CDS encoding flavohemoglobin expression-modulating QEGLA motif protein, giving the protein MHAPAASSSLSPEMRRYAALDQRLLAAVRSIRILPTVSWPASVEGRLIEEFGAGRLSIPDIRYRPPVLDDTRAELDAIEAEADEDHPIAEYLRRTAESWRIATDMLHAAGTDGVTTASIALYGKPGDAIPGSNRSNLDAARYFVDLADELGADLDTEDATGTIPAEELRQDMAERLDAFFAPGMISVEVDPELTAKAAAGATRIRLRGGVRFTEYDRHQLLAHEAFVHSLTALNGREQPVLASLARTSPRVTATQEGLAVFAELMSGAIDISRLKRISLRILAIDMALNGADFVEVFRYFRACGQNVADSFHSAQRVFRGVPLTGGSAFAKDNVYLSGLLAVHTFFRWALRQRRLDLLRNLFAGKLALHDVMSLEPHFQTGDVAVPRYLPPWMQHVHGLAGKLAFSLFVNHIHMAGVEAEEISLGL; this is encoded by the coding sequence ATGCATGCCCCCGCCGCTTCGTCTTCCCTCTCGCCCGAGATGCGGCGCTACGCGGCGCTGGATCAGCGTCTTCTCGCGGCCGTCCGGTCCATTCGTATCCTGCCCACCGTGTCCTGGCCGGCGTCGGTGGAAGGGCGCCTGATCGAGGAATTCGGCGCCGGACGCCTCTCGATCCCCGATATTCGCTACCGCCCCCCGGTGCTGGACGACACCCGCGCCGAGCTGGATGCCATCGAGGCGGAGGCGGACGAGGACCATCCGATCGCCGAATACCTTCGCCGCACGGCCGAGTCCTGGCGGATTGCGACCGACATGCTGCACGCCGCAGGCACCGACGGTGTAACCACCGCCTCGATCGCGCTCTACGGCAAACCCGGCGACGCCATCCCCGGCAGCAATCGCAGCAATCTCGATGCCGCCCGCTACTTTGTCGACCTGGCTGACGAACTGGGCGCCGACCTCGACACCGAGGACGCGACGGGGACCATTCCTGCCGAGGAACTGCGCCAGGACATGGCCGAACGACTGGATGCCTTTTTCGCCCCCGGCATGATTTCGGTGGAAGTCGATCCAGAGCTGACCGCGAAGGCCGCAGCGGGTGCGACCCGCATCCGGCTGCGTGGCGGCGTGCGCTTCACGGAATACGACCGTCACCAGCTGCTGGCGCACGAGGCGTTCGTCCACTCGCTCACCGCGCTCAACGGACGCGAGCAACCCGTGCTCGCTTCGCTGGCCCGTACCTCGCCGCGCGTTACTGCGACGCAGGAAGGGTTGGCCGTCTTCGCCGAGCTCATGTCCGGCGCTATCGACATTTCCCGGCTGAAGCGCATCAGTCTGCGCATTCTCGCCATCGACATGGCCTTGAACGGCGCCGACTTCGTCGAGGTATTCCGCTACTTCCGCGCCTGCGGACAGAACGTGGCGGACAGCTTCCACTCCGCGCAGCGCGTATTCCGAGGCGTGCCGTTGACGGGTGGGTCCGCCTTCGCGAAGGACAATGTGTACCTGAGCGGCCTGCTCGCCGTGCATACGTTCTTCCGTTGGGCACTGCGGCAGCGCCGGTTGGATCTGTTGCGCAATCTTTTCGCGGGAAAGCTTGCCCTGCACGACGTGATGAGCCTCGAACCGCATTTCCAGACGGGCGACGTGGCTGTGCCGCGTTATCTCCCACCCTGGATGCAGCACGTGCATGGCCTGGCGGGAAAGCTGGCCTTCTCCCTCTTCGTCAACCATATCCACATGGCGGGCGTGGAAGCCGAGGAAATCTCCCTCGGTCTTTGA
- a CDS encoding deaminase domain-containing protein encodes MNTTWKRFGALLAALAFLLGSSIGLAAGGNRPKQIHVGGNHVGKLDAEWKIHFDAIRNYLSRNKAVTNDAKVMEKLSEWSRKMTVANVEYTYVSNGHPHTRTYHARSGRSIGGMVRASERQLKTGSTSGSEGETKADVGADIEETVYYPDEYADTRRIGSSSNARVRNLNPKDSKFRATDHLRGRDAELKVVRQLESEIDKKLVPRGGRLKVLVSQPPCDSCTEVMRNFSDTYNVEVEVNYLDSATGSRSPSALNLDARKHFQVRKEIIKKEMAVGKVTAPTERAWGEETTKMLEEAAVTEKIGLPAGCE; translated from the coding sequence ATGAACACGACATGGAAGCGCTTTGGCGCACTCCTTGCCGCCCTGGCGTTTCTTCTTGGGTCGAGCATTGGTCTCGCCGCCGGGGGAAACAGACCCAAACAGATTCACGTTGGGGGCAACCATGTTGGCAAGCTGGATGCCGAATGGAAGATCCACTTCGACGCGATCCGCAACTATCTGAGTCGCAATAAAGCAGTGACGAACGACGCCAAAGTGATGGAAAAGCTAAGTGAATGGTCGAGAAAAATGACCGTCGCCAATGTCGAGTACACCTATGTCAGTAATGGCCATCCTCATACGCGTACTTATCATGCAAGGAGCGGCAGGTCTATCGGCGGCATGGTCCGGGCGAGCGAGCGACAGCTCAAGACCGGTAGCACCTCGGGAAGTGAAGGGGAGACTAAAGCCGACGTTGGCGCAGATATTGAAGAGACCGTGTATTACCCAGACGAATACGCCGATACGAGGCGCATAGGCAGTTCGTCGAACGCAAGGGTCCGCAATCTCAATCCCAAAGACTCAAAGTTCCGCGCAACCGATCACCTCCGTGGCCGCGATGCGGAACTGAAGGTCGTTCGTCAGCTTGAAAGCGAGATCGATAAGAAGCTCGTGCCGAGAGGAGGCCGCCTCAAGGTCTTGGTGAGCCAGCCGCCATGCGATTCCTGCACGGAGGTGATGCGGAACTTCTCTGACACCTACAACGTAGAAGTCGAGGTTAACTACCTCGATTCGGCAACGGGAAGCAGGTCTCCCTCAGCACTCAACTTGGACGCCAGGAAGCATTTCCAGGTACGAAAAGAAATCATCAAGAAAGAAATGGCCGTGGGCAAAGTCACCGCCCCCACTGAGCGAGCATGGGGCGAGGAAACGACCAAGATGCTCGAAGAAGCGGCGGTGACCGAAAAGATCGGGCTTCCCGCGGGATGCGAATGA
- a CDS encoding ABC transporter permease, with protein sequence MSGSTNLVALGTIVRREIMRILRIWTQTLIPPAITMTLYFVIFGKLIGSRIGEMHGFTYMQYIVPGLVMMSIITNSYGNISSSFFGAKFGRFVEEMLVSPMPNWVILLGYVLGAVTRGVIVGALVLLIALFFTDLHVAHPIITFLSVLLGATVFSLAGFVNAVFAKKFDDIALVPTFVLTPLTYLGGVFYSVDLLGEPWRSISMVNPILYMVNAFRFGVLGVSDVPIVTAFVVMLVFVVGLSAVALRLLSRGVGLRS encoded by the coding sequence ATGAGCGGCTCCACCAACCTCGTCGCGCTCGGTACGATCGTCCGCCGCGAAATCATGCGCATCCTGCGCATCTGGACGCAGACGCTGATCCCGCCCGCCATCACGATGACGCTGTACTTCGTCATCTTCGGCAAGCTCATCGGCAGCCGCATCGGCGAGATGCATGGCTTCACCTACATGCAGTACATCGTGCCCGGCCTGGTCATGATGAGCATCATCACGAACAGCTACGGCAACATTTCGTCCTCGTTCTTCGGTGCCAAGTTCGGCCGTTTCGTCGAGGAGATGCTGGTCTCTCCGATGCCCAATTGGGTGATCCTGCTCGGTTACGTGCTGGGCGCGGTCACGCGTGGCGTCATCGTCGGCGCGCTGGTACTGCTCATCGCGCTGTTCTTCACCGACCTGCACGTGGCCCATCCGATCATCACGTTCCTGTCGGTGCTCCTCGGCGCCACCGTGTTCTCGCTGGCCGGTTTCGTGAACGCCGTATTCGCCAAGAAATTCGACGACATCGCTCTCGTGCCGACCTTCGTGCTCACGCCGCTGACCTATCTGGGTGGCGTGTTCTACTCGGTGGATCTGCTCGGCGAGCCGTGGCGCAGCATCTCGATGGTGAATCCCATCCTGTACATGGTGAACGCGTTCCGTTTCGGCGTGCTCGGCGTGAGCGACGTACCCATCGTCACCGCGTTCGTGGTCATGCTGGTGTTCGTCGTCGGCTTGTCGGCTGTCGCCCTGCGCCTGCTGTCGCGCGGCGTGGGCCTGCGTTCGTAA
- a CDS encoding FAD-binding oxidoreductase, whose product MAEQFPLRLVDSFMLAPTVRHLAFERVDGQPLAFVPGQFLQVHFNYDDGKPTKRSYSVGTVGDGSGPVQRIEIAVSYVDGGAATKLLSGLEQGDTVDASGPYGRFCLMDGDTNQRYILIATGTGVTPYRAMLPQIEKLIASRGCRFVLLYGARNEGELLYGEEFEAFARANEGFVFHPCLSRGARPNPRPHDRLGYVQDMLAELEPGGTDDIAYLCGNPNMVDAAFAALKDHGLSVQHIRREKYISSR is encoded by the coding sequence ATGGCAGAACAGTTCCCGCTCCGCCTCGTCGACAGCTTCATGCTCGCCCCGACGGTGCGCCACCTCGCTTTCGAGCGGGTGGACGGTCAGCCGCTGGCGTTCGTGCCGGGGCAGTTCCTCCAGGTGCACTTCAACTACGACGACGGCAAACCCACCAAGCGGAGCTACTCCGTGGGTACGGTGGGCGATGGCAGTGGCCCCGTTCAGCGCATCGAGATTGCGGTGAGCTACGTGGACGGCGGTGCCGCCACGAAGCTGCTTAGCGGTCTGGAGCAAGGCGACACGGTGGATGCGAGCGGCCCGTACGGGCGCTTCTGCCTCATGGACGGGGACACCAATCAGCGCTACATCCTCATTGCCACGGGCACGGGCGTCACGCCGTACCGGGCCATGCTGCCGCAGATCGAGAAGCTCATCGCCAGCCGCGGATGCCGTTTCGTGCTTCTTTACGGTGCCCGCAACGAGGGCGAACTGTTGTATGGCGAGGAATTCGAAGCGTTCGCACGTGCTAACGAGGGTTTCGTCTTCCATCCCTGCCTGTCCCGCGGCGCGCGTCCTAACCCGCGTCCGCACGATCGGCTGGGTTACGTGCAGGACATGCTGGCCGAGCTTGAGCCCGGTGGCACCGACGACATTGCCTACCTCTGCGGCAACCCGAACATGGTGGATGCCGCGTTCGCCGCGCTGAAGGATCACGGCCTTTCCGTGCAGCACATCCGCCGCGAAAAATACATTTCCTCGCGCTGA
- a CDS encoding NADP-dependent malic enzyme, whose protein sequence is MAISEELRQAALEYHRLPRPGKIKVTPTTSLLTQRDLSLAYSPGVAAACDAIVADPRAAAELTARSNLVAVISNGTAVLGLGNIGALAGKPVMEGKGVLFQKFAGIDVFDIEIDETDPDKLVDIIASLEPTFGGINLEDIKAPECFIVERKLRERMKIPVFHDDQHGTAIIVGAAVINALLVTGKKIEDVKLATTGMGAAGISCVDMLVTLGMRKENILAFDRDGVLHTGRTDLDPDKQRYARDTDKRTLAEIVEGADIFLGLSAGGILKPEMVATMADRPIIFALANPNPEILPEDAKAVRPDCIMATGRSDYPNQVNNALCFPYLFRGALDVGATVINEAMKVACVQAIAELARRESSDVSARAYGGKPPSFGADYLIPQPFDPRLLIQLPPAIAQAAMDSGVAERPITDFPAYVEKLTSFVFRTGLLMKPVFDRAKADPKRVVYAEGEEETVLRAVQTVVDEGLARPILVGRPDVIEKRIARAGLRLKPGVDFEMCNIHSDPRFEAYWRLYHSIMERRGVTPASAKAVVRSRPTVIAALMVERGEADAMICGLVGTYQSKLDYICDIIGLDEGIAEASAMAAVATEKGTFFFLDTYVQEDPSAEQIAEATLQASIRLKLFGIQPKIALLSNSNFGSRETRNSRKMRAALNLIRERAPRLEVEGEMQADVALTPELRERIFPNSRLEGKANVFVFPNLDAANTAYNMVRVLCDGVVIGPILMGVAKPAHILTPQATVRRVVNMTSVACVEAQIRAGKPRTVVND, encoded by the coding sequence ATGGCCATTTCCGAGGAACTGAGGCAAGCCGCTCTCGAATATCACCGCCTTCCGCGCCCGGGCAAGATCAAGGTCACGCCGACCACGTCGTTGCTCACCCAGCGGGATCTGTCGCTTGCGTATTCGCCCGGCGTCGCCGCTGCGTGCGATGCGATCGTGGCAGACCCGCGAGCCGCTGCCGAACTGACCGCGCGCTCGAATCTCGTAGCGGTCATTTCCAACGGTACGGCCGTGCTGGGCCTCGGCAATATCGGCGCGCTCGCCGGTAAGCCGGTGATGGAAGGCAAGGGCGTGCTGTTCCAGAAGTTCGCCGGCATCGATGTCTTCGACATCGAGATCGACGAGACCGACCCGGACAAGCTGGTCGACATCATCGCCAGCCTGGAGCCGACCTTCGGCGGCATCAACCTCGAGGACATCAAGGCGCCGGAGTGCTTCATCGTCGAGCGCAAGCTGCGCGAGCGGATGAAGATTCCCGTCTTCCACGACGACCAGCATGGCACCGCGATCATCGTTGGCGCCGCGGTCATCAATGCGCTGCTGGTCACGGGCAAGAAGATCGAGGACGTGAAGCTCGCCACCACCGGCATGGGCGCCGCGGGCATTTCCTGTGTCGACATGCTCGTGACGCTGGGCATGCGGAAGGAAAACATCCTCGCGTTCGATCGCGACGGCGTGCTGCACACCGGCCGCACCGACCTCGATCCGGACAAGCAGCGCTATGCGCGCGATACCGACAAGCGCACGCTGGCCGAGATCGTCGAAGGCGCGGACATCTTCCTCGGCCTTTCGGCCGGCGGCATCCTGAAGCCGGAAATGGTCGCCACGATGGCGGACCGCCCCATCATCTTCGCGCTGGCCAATCCCAATCCGGAGATCCTGCCGGAAGACGCCAAGGCCGTGCGTCCCGATTGCATCATGGCCACCGGGCGCTCGGACTACCCGAACCAGGTCAATAACGCGCTGTGCTTCCCGTATCTGTTCCGCGGCGCGCTCGACGTTGGCGCCACGGTCATCAACGAGGCCATGAAGGTTGCCTGCGTGCAGGCGATCGCGGAGCTGGCACGGCGCGAATCGTCCGACGTGAGCGCCCGCGCCTATGGCGGCAAGCCGCCGAGCTTCGGCGCGGATTACCTGATTCCGCAGCCGTTCGACCCGCGCCTGCTGATCCAGCTCCCGCCGGCCATTGCGCAGGCGGCGATGGACTCCGGCGTCGCTGAGCGTCCGATCACCGATTTCCCTGCCTACGTCGAGAAGCTCACCAGCTTCGTGTTCCGCACCGGCCTGCTGATGAAGCCGGTGTTCGATCGCGCCAAGGCCGATCCGAAGCGGGTGGTCTACGCCGAGGGCGAGGAAGAAACCGTGCTGCGCGCCGTGCAGACGGTGGTGGACGAGGGTCTGGCCCGGCCGATCCTCGTAGGCCGTCCGGACGTCATCGAGAAGCGCATCGCGCGCGCCGGCCTGCGCCTCAAGCCTGGCGTCGATTTCGAAATGTGCAACATCCACTCCGACCCGCGTTTCGAGGCCTATTGGCGCCTCTACCACTCGATCATGGAACGCCGTGGGGTGACGCCCGCATCCGCCAAGGCGGTGGTGCGCTCGCGCCCGACCGTGATCGCCGCGCTGATGGTGGAGCGGGGTGAGGCGGACGCGATGATCTGCGGCCTCGTCGGCACCTACCAGAGCAAGCTCGATTACATCTGCGACATCATCGGTTTGGACGAAGGCATCGCCGAAGCGTCCGCCATGGCCGCGGTGGCGACCGAGAAGGGCACGTTCTTCTTTCTCGACACGTACGTGCAGGAAGACCCGAGCGCGGAGCAGATCGCCGAGGCGACCCTGCAGGCGTCGATTCGCCTCAAGCTGTTCGGTATCCAGCCGAAGATCGCGCTGCTGTCCAATTCCAACTTCGGTAGCCGCGAGACGCGCAATTCGCGCAAGATGCGCGCCGCATTGAACCTGATCCGCGAGCGCGCCCCGCGGCTCGAAGTGGAAGGCGAGATGCAGGCCGATGTGGCCCTGACGCCGGAACTGCGCGAGCGGATCTTTCCGAACTCGCGGTTGGAGGGCAAGGCCAATGTCTTCGTCTTCCCGAACCTGGACGCGGCCAATACGGCCTACAACATGGTCCGCGTGCTGTGCGACGGCGTGGTCATCGGGCCGATCCTCATGGGCGTGGCGAAGCCGGCCCACATCCTGACTCCGCAGGCCACGGTGCGCCGCGTGGTCAACATGACCTCGGTGGCGTGTGTGGAGGCGCAGATCCGCGCCGGTAAGCCGCGTACGGTCGTAAACGACTGA
- the aceE gene encoding pyruvate dehydrogenase (acetyl-transferring), homodimeric type, translating into MDQFDDILNQDLDPTETREWVESLNAVINHDGTERAHFLLERMVDSTRRAGGYLPFDPTTEYVNTIPPHMEARSPGDAALEWRIRSLIRWNALATVVRANRKPGDLGGHISSFASSATLYDVGFNHFWRAPSADHPGDLVFHQGHSAPGVYARSFLEGRISEDQLDLFRMEVAGKGRGLSSYPHPYLMPDYWQVPTVSMGLGPIQAIYQAQFWKYLEHRGLMPKTDRKIWCFMGDGESDEPESLGAISLAGREGLDNLIFVINCNLQRLDGPVRGNGKIIQELEGVFRGAGWNAIKVVWGSYWDPLLARDTTGKLRQLMMETVDGEYQACKAFGGAYTREKFFGKYPETAALVANMSDDDIWRLNRGGHDPHKVYAAYHAAVNTTGMPTVILAKTVKGYGMGAAGESQNPAHNQKKMDTEAVRAFRDRFNIPVPDDKLDEVPYYHPGKDSDEVQYMLERRRALGGSLPQRRRKADQSFKAPALDAFDQITKGTGDREISTTMALVRGMNLMLRDKELGPRLVPIVADEARTFGMEGMFRQIGIYAPFGQKYRPQDADQLLYYREDQKGQVLQEGISEAGGMSAWLAAATSYSVSNVAMLPFFIYYSMFGFQRIGDLCWAAGDMRARGFLIGGTSGRTTLNGEGLQHEDGHSHLLSGAIPNVVSYDPTFSYELAVILQDGTRRMMQEQEDVYYYITVMNENYAHPDLPKGSEEGIVKGMYLFKDGGKAKKNEPRVQLMGSGTILREVIAAAELLEKDFGVTSDIWSVPSFSEVRREGFDAERWNRLHPEATQRVPYVTGLLADRQGPAVAATDYVREFADQIRAFMPDGMRYTVLGTDGFGRSDTRANLRGHFEVDRYWIAHAALAALAKDGKVNAKDVSRAIKEYKLDVDKPNPMTV; encoded by the coding sequence ATGGACCAGTTCGACGACATCCTGAACCAGGACCTCGACCCCACCGAAACCCGCGAGTGGGTCGAATCGCTCAACGCCGTCATCAATCACGATGGCACCGAGCGCGCGCATTTCCTGCTGGAACGGATGGTCGACTCCACCCGTCGCGCCGGTGGCTACCTGCCGTTCGATCCGACGACCGAGTACGTCAACACCATCCCGCCGCACATGGAAGCGCGCAGCCCGGGCGACGCCGCTCTCGAATGGCGCATCCGCTCGCTGATCCGCTGGAATGCGCTCGCCACGGTGGTGCGCGCCAACCGCAAGCCGGGCGACCTCGGCGGTCACATCTCCAGCTTCGCCTCGTCGGCCACGTTGTACGACGTGGGCTTCAATCATTTCTGGCGCGCTCCGAGCGCCGACCATCCGGGCGACCTGGTCTTCCACCAGGGCCACTCGGCACCCGGCGTGTATGCGCGCTCCTTCCTCGAAGGTCGCATCAGCGAAGACCAGCTCGACCTCTTCCGCATGGAAGTGGCCGGTAAGGGCCGTGGCCTGTCGTCCTATCCGCATCCGTACCTGATGCCGGATTACTGGCAGGTACCGACGGTGTCCATGGGTCTCGGTCCGATCCAGGCGATCTATCAGGCCCAGTTCTGGAAGTACCTGGAACATCGCGGCCTCATGCCGAAGACCGATCGCAAGATCTGGTGCTTCATGGGCGACGGCGAGTCGGACGAGCCGGAGTCGCTCGGCGCGATCTCGCTGGCGGGTCGCGAAGGCCTCGACAACCTCATCTTCGTCATCAACTGCAACCTGCAGCGTCTCGACGGTCCGGTGCGTGGCAACGGCAAGATCATCCAGGAACTGGAAGGTGTGTTCCGTGGCGCGGGCTGGAATGCGATCAAGGTCGTCTGGGGCAGCTACTGGGATCCGCTCCTTGCCCGTGACACCACCGGCAAGCTGCGCCAGCTCATGATGGAAACCGTCGACGGTGAGTACCAGGCGTGCAAGGCCTTCGGCGGCGCGTACACACGCGAGAAGTTCTTCGGCAAGTATCCGGAGACGGCAGCGCTCGTTGCGAACATGTCCGACGACGACATCTGGCGCCTGAACCGTGGCGGCCACGACCCGCACAAGGTGTACGCGGCGTACCACGCGGCAGTGAACACCACCGGCATGCCGACCGTGATCCTCGCCAAGACGGTGAAGGGCTACGGCATGGGCGCGGCGGGCGAATCGCAGAACCCCGCGCACAACCAGAAGAAGATGGATACCGAGGCCGTTCGCGCCTTCCGCGATCGCTTCAATATCCCGGTGCCCGACGACAAGCTGGACGAAGTGCCGTACTACCACCCGGGCAAGGACTCGGACGAAGTGCAGTACATGCTGGAGCGTCGCCGTGCGCTCGGCGGTTCGCTGCCGCAGCGTCGCCGCAAGGCGGACCAGTCGTTCAAGGCGCCGGCGCTCGACGCGTTCGACCAGATCACCAAGGGCACCGGCGATCGTGAGATCTCCACGACCATGGCCCTCGTTCGCGGCATGAACCTCATGCTGCGTGACAAGGAACTCGGTCCGCGCCTCGTCCCGATCGTGGCCGACGAAGCGCGGACGTTCGGTATGGAAGGCATGTTCCGCCAGATCGGCATCTACGCGCCGTTCGGGCAGAAGTATCGTCCGCAGGACGCCGACCAGCTGCTCTACTACCGCGAGGACCAGAAGGGCCAGGTGCTGCAGGAAGGCATCAGCGAGGCGGGCGGCATGAGCGCGTGGCTCGCGGCAGCCACCAGCTACAGCGTCAGCAACGTGGCGATGCTGCCGTTCTTCATCTATTACTCGATGTTCGGCTTCCAGCGCATCGGCGACCTCTGCTGGGCGGCGGGCGACATGCGCGCGCGCGGCTTCCTGATCGGCGGTACGTCGGGTCGCACCACGCTGAACGGCGAAGGCCTGCAGCATGAGGACGGCCATTCGCACCTGCTCTCCGGTGCGATCCCGAACGTCGTGTCCTACGATCCCACCTTCTCTTACGAATTGGCGGTGATCCTGCAGGACGGCACGCGCCGGATGATGCAGGAGCAGGAAGACGTCTACTACTACATCACGGTCATGAACGAGAACTATGCCCACCCCGATCTGCCGAAGGGGAGCGAGGAAGGCATCGTCAAGGGCATGTACCTGTTCAAGGACGGCGGTAAGGCCAAGAAGAACGAGCCACGCGTACAGCTCATGGGCTCGGGCACCATTCTTCGCGAGGTCATCGCGGCCGCGGAGCTGCTGGAGAAGGATTTCGGCGTCACCTCCGATATCTGGTCGGTGCCGAGCTTCTCGGAAGTGCGTCGCGAAGGCTTCGATGCCGAGCGCTGGAACCGCCTGCATCCGGAAGCGACGCAGCGCGTGCCGTATGTGACGGGGCTGCTGGCCGATCGCCAGGGTCCGGCCGTTGCCGCCACCGACTACGTGCGCGAGTTCGCCGACCAGATCCGCGCGTTCATGCCCGACGGCATGCGCTATACGGTGCTGGGCACGGACGGCTTCGGTCGCAGCGATACGCGTGCGAACCTGCGCGGGCACTTCGAAGTG
- a CDS encoding ABC transporter ATP-binding protein: MTTPALHVNDLRKTYGNGVEALKGVSLTVQPGDFFALLGPNGAGKSTLIGILSSLVNASSGDAEIFGVSIHKHRSDAMRLIGLVPQEINFNQFEKPFDICVNQAGFYGIGRAEASERAEKYLKELRLWEKAHHQARMLSGGMKRRLMIARAMMNEPKLLILDEPTAGVDIEIRRSMWQFVSGINAAGTTVILTTHYLEEAEQLCRNIAIIDQGRIVKNTTMKSLLATLDVETFVLDVSDVPASLPELPGVVLRKIDDRTIEAEMSRAHDLNSLFAALSANGVTVTSMRNKANRLEELFVRLVEHGRENAA; this comes from the coding sequence ATGACCACTCCTGCTTTACACGTCAACGATTTACGCAAGACCTACGGCAACGGCGTGGAGGCCCTGAAGGGCGTCTCCCTGACCGTCCAGCCGGGCGATTTCTTCGCCCTGCTGGGCCCCAACGGCGCCGGCAAGTCGACCCTGATCGGCATCCTGTCCTCTCTCGTGAACGCCTCGTCGGGCGACGCGGAGATCTTCGGGGTGTCCATTCACAAGCACCGCAGCGATGCCATGCGGCTGATCGGCCTGGTGCCGCAGGAAATCAACTTCAATCAGTTCGAGAAGCCGTTCGACATTTGCGTGAACCAGGCGGGCTTCTACGGCATCGGCCGTGCCGAGGCCTCGGAGCGCGCGGAGAAGTACCTGAAAGAGCTGCGCCTGTGGGAAAAGGCGCACCACCAGGCACGCATGCTCTCCGGCGGCATGAAGCGCCGCCTGATGATCGCGCGCGCCATGATGAACGAGCCGAAGCTGCTGATCCTCGACGAACCCACCGCGGGCGTGGATATCGAAATCCGCCGTTCCATGTGGCAGTTCGTCAGCGGCATCAACGCCGCAGGCACCACGGTGATCCTCACCACGCATTACCTGGAGGAAGCCGAGCAGCTCTGCCGCAACATCGCGATCATCGACCAGGGCCGCATCGTCAAGAACACGACGATGAAGAGCCTGCTCGCCACGCTCGACGTCGAAACCTTCGTGCTCGACGTCTCGGACGTGCCGGCATCGCTGCCGGAGCTTCCAGGCGTGGTCCTGCGCAAGATCGACGATCGCACCATCGAGGCGGAAATGTCGCGAGCGCACGATCTCAACTCCCTGTTCGCCGCACTGTCGGCAAACGGCGTCACCGTCACCTCGATGCGCAACAAGGCCAACCGTCTCGAGGAACTGTTCGTCAGACTGGTCGAGCACGGCCGGGAGAATGCGGCATGA
- a CDS encoding pseudouridine synthase codes for MRVNKYISEAGLCSRREADDLLVAGRVTINDEVVGMGAKALEGDVVKVDGEVIVARTLIASPAKSRGVYIALNKPVGITCTTDTTVDGNIVDFVDHPQRIFPIGRLDKDSEGLILLTSNGDIVNEILRAENHHEKEYLVAVNKPVTDEFLKSMAKGVMIHGQMTKPCRTRKIAKFGFAIVLTQGLNRQIRLMAAAFGYRVTQLRRVRIINVKLGHLKPGQWRNLTEAELQGLLPGRTQW; via the coding sequence ATGCGGGTCAACAAATACATCAGTGAAGCCGGCCTCTGCTCCCGTCGCGAGGCAGACGACCTGCTTGTCGCGGGCCGCGTCACCATCAACGACGAAGTCGTCGGCATGGGCGCGAAGGCGCTGGAAGGCGACGTCGTCAAGGTCGATGGCGAAGTCATCGTCGCACGCACGCTCATCGCCAGCCCGGCGAAGAGCCGCGGCGTTTACATCGCCCTCAACAAGCCGGTGGGCATCACCTGCACCACAGACACCACCGTCGACGGCAACATCGTCGACTTCGTGGACCATCCGCAGCGCATCTTCCCGATCGGACGCCTGGACAAGGATTCCGAGGGGCTGATCCTGCTCACCAGCAACGGCGACATCGTCAACGAGATTCTCCGTGCCGAGAACCACCACGAGAAGGAATACCTCGTGGCGGTGAACAAGCCGGTGACGGATGAATTCCTGAAAAGCATGGCCAAGGGCGTGATGATTCACGGCCAGATGACCAAGCCATGCCGCACGCGAAAGATCGCAAAGTTCGGCTTCGCCATCGTGCTTACCCAGGGACTCAACCGGCAGATCCGCCTGATGGCCGCAGCCTTTGGCTATCGTGTGACGCAGCTGCGCCGGGTTCGCATCATCAACGTAAAACTCGGCCATCTGAAGCCCGGGCAATGGCGGAACCTTACCGAGGCGGAGCTGCAAGGGCTCCTCCCCGGCCGCACGCAGTGGTAG